In Mercenaria mercenaria strain notata chromosome 15, MADL_Memer_1, whole genome shotgun sequence, a single genomic region encodes these proteins:
- the LOC123554139 gene encoding O-methyltransferase MdmC-like — MAKEICDPAISELYKIKELCAEKCVDADIQKALSDAITLAEARDTYCQSISSGPSEALAALQRQTLEYPFDQAYKDGKTKKKLNHRIMSGKFEGTFLQSIVSMSKAKRVLEIGMFTGYSALACAEVLPEDGTVTTLEFDPFLEEVAKGFFAKSPCGKKISIRIGDAKETLLKLAEEKAQYDVVFIDANKDGYVTYFKTVIETNLLAKGGTLVFDNALMNGGAYDMRSTNKIALEVRKCNEYLKSRNDMFRVLVPIRDGTFIVRRKEDVFL, encoded by the exons ATGGCTAAGGAAATATGCGATCCTGCTATCAGTGAGTTGTacaaaattaaagaactgtgcgCAGAAAAGTGTGTTGATGCGGACATTCAGAAGGCACTGAGTGATGCTATAACTCTTGCAGAG GCGCGGGATACTTACTGCCAAAGTATAAGTTCTGGCCCAAGTGAAGCTTTAGCGGCACTACAGAGACAGACACTCGAGTACCCATTCGATCAAGCATATAAAGACGGGAAGACAAAAAAGAAACTAAATCATAGGATAATGTCTGGAAAATTTGAAG GTACATTCTTACAAAGTATAGTAAGCATGTCAAAAGCTAAAAGAGTTTTGGAAATTGGTATGTTTACTGGATATTCCGCTTTGGCATGCGCGGAAGTCCTTCCCGAAGACGGGACTGTGACAACGCTGGAGTTTGATCCATTCCTAGAGGAGGTGGCTAAAGGCTTTTTTGCCAAATCACCATGCGGAAAGAAAATTTCTATTCGAATAG GTGACGCTAAAGAAACTTTACTGAAACTAGCGGAGGAAAAGGCTCAATATGATGTTGTCTTTATTGACGCTAATAAGGATGGTTATGTTACTTACTTTAAG ACAGTGATCGAAACAAATCTTCTTGCCAAGGGAGGAACACTGGTTTTTGACAATGCACTGATGAATGGCGGCGCCTATGATATGAGATCAACCAATAAAATTGCACTTGAAGTAAGAAAATGCAATGAATATTTGAAATCCAGAAACGATATGTTTCGG GTTCTTGTTCCTATCAGAGACGGCACATTCATTGTTAGACGTAAAGAGGACGTCTTCTTATAG